The Acidobacteriota bacterium genome includes a window with the following:
- a CDS encoding DUF2293 domain-containing protein — MSVQNARMPGVEKREDLVVFILRRTSSTCGECGRDLLKGNLIRLQGEKGALCLECADLDHLEFLPRGDAAITRRSTKYSKLWAVVVEWSRSRKRYERQGILAEPEAIERALAESEADSEERARRREREAVRRESLDRKYVAEFAQAIREQFPSIPSGADIKIAEHACLKHSGRVGRSAAAKSFEPDAVFLAVRAHVRHAYTDYDELLFKHDDRQLARDRVRDKIETVLDEWRMST; from the coding sequence GTGTCGGTGCAAAATGCCCGCATGCCTGGCGTCGAAAAGCGCGAAGATCTGGTCGTGTTCATATTGCGCCGCACCTCCTCAACCTGCGGGGAGTGCGGAAGGGATCTGCTTAAGGGAAATCTGATCCGGCTTCAAGGTGAGAAAGGTGCGCTGTGTTTGGAGTGCGCGGATCTGGATCATCTCGAGTTCCTGCCGCGAGGTGACGCGGCAATAACGCGAAGATCGACAAAGTATTCAAAGCTCTGGGCTGTCGTGGTCGAGTGGTCTCGCAGCCGCAAGCGCTATGAGCGTCAAGGAATCCTTGCCGAGCCAGAAGCCATCGAGCGCGCGCTGGCCGAGTCGGAGGCCGACTCCGAAGAGCGCGCCAGGCGTCGCGAGAGAGAAGCGGTGCGCCGTGAGAGTCTCGATCGCAAATACGTAGCCGAGTTTGCTCAGGCGATTCGCGAACAGTTTCCAAGCATCCCTTCCGGGGCGGATATCAAGATCGCAGAGCACGCTTGTTTGAAGCACAGCGGACGAGTCGGCCGTTCCGCTGCGGCAAAGTCGTTCGAGCCCGACGCTGTGTTCCTCGCAGTTCGAGCTCACGTGCGGCACGCGTACACCGACTATGATGAGCTACTGTTCAAGCACGATGATCGGCAGCTTGCGCGCGACAGAGTGAGAGACAAAATTGAAACGGTCTTGGATGAATGGAGGATGTCGACTTGA
- a CDS encoding J domain-containing protein: MTDLYGILGLTPRATSDEIKSAYRRLARKYHPDVSASPDSAARFVRINRAYQVLSDPRRRAAYDSGQYFDAQRTFYASRQAEVVAMQRHFDRLVDEWLARERQETAARSHAVLIVVPLFLSAFYVMVSKAKMIEESRLVGRMVILALALYGLVYLVKNLAVVLSRYTYHIPDHLTSVFREQEVPKDKSISRRAGLIFLVCGYLVSIGLGYVVSKFVPGHYGAAVSLSTLLGAFVYPPIVVLIIGSIRRIGGLLDRS; this comes from the coding sequence ATGACGGACCTCTACGGCATTCTTGGACTAACTCCTCGCGCGACCTCCGACGAAATCAAGTCGGCTTATCGAAGGCTGGCGCGCAAATATCATCCGGACGTTTCCGCTTCGCCCGATTCCGCCGCGCGCTTTGTGCGCATCAACCGCGCCTATCAAGTGCTGAGCGATCCGCGGCGGCGCGCGGCTTACGACAGCGGTCAATACTTCGACGCTCAACGCACTTTCTATGCGTCTCGCCAGGCTGAAGTCGTAGCCATGCAGCGTCACTTTGACCGCCTCGTCGACGAGTGGCTGGCGCGAGAGCGACAAGAAACTGCGGCTCGTTCCCACGCGGTGTTGATCGTCGTGCCGCTGTTTCTGTCGGCGTTCTATGTGATGGTTTCGAAAGCGAAGATGATCGAAGAATCGCGGCTGGTCGGTAGAATGGTAATCCTTGCCTTGGCGCTCTACGGTCTTGTTTACCTTGTGAAGAACCTCGCAGTCGTGCTGTCGCGCTATACCTATCACATCCCTGATCATCTCACGTCGGTGTTTCGCGAACAGGAAGTGCCGAAGGACAAATCTATCAGCCGGAGAGCCGGGTTGATCTTCCTGGTGTGCGGGTATCTGGTGTCGATAGGGCTGGGCTACGTCGTGAGCAAGTTCGTGCCGGGACACTACGGCGCAGCGGTGAGCTTGAGCACGCTGCTGGGCGCGTTTGTCTACCCGCCGATTGTGGTGCTGATCATTGGAAGTATACGACGTATCGGTGGGCTGCTGGATCGCTCGTGA
- a CDS encoding DUF167 domain-containing protein: MLELNEKDGAVTIKLRVQPRAPRTEIAGEYAGGLKLKVAAPPVDGKANEECRRFLAKLLKVSATSVEIISGDSSRDKVIRIRDISARRVNEALGR, translated from the coding sequence GTGCTCGAACTCAATGAAAAAGATGGCGCGGTCACTATCAAGTTAAGAGTTCAACCTCGCGCGCCACGAACTGAAATAGCCGGCGAGTACGCCGGCGGGCTAAAGTTGAAGGTCGCGGCGCCGCCCGTCGACGGCAAGGCGAACGAAGAATGCAGACGCTTCCTTGCAAAGCTGCTGAAGGTGAGCGCAACATCGGTTGAAATCATCTCGGGAGATTCATCGCGCGACAAGGTGATTCGCATTCGCGACATCAGCGCCCGGCGCGTTAATGAGGCGCTAGGGAGGTAG
- a CDS encoding YebC/PmpR family DNA-binding transcriptional regulator: MSGHSKWSSIKHKKGALDAKRGRAFSKLIKELTVAARGGGDPFGNPRLRKAMDDAKALNMPKDTMMNAVKRGTGEIAGAAIEDITYEGYGPGGVAVFVECQTDNRVRTVAEVRHIFSKNGGNLGESGSVAWMFQKKGAIIIEKNAADEEKMMELALEAGAEDVAGDEEAWEVITSPEDFNAVLDAIKAAGLEPISSDVMMRPANSVQVTGSTAQQVLRLMEALEDNDDVSNVAANFDIPAEEMEAAG, encoded by the coding sequence ATGTCGGGACATTCAAAGTGGAGTTCGATCAAGCATAAGAAGGGAGCGCTTGACGCCAAGCGCGGCAGGGCTTTCTCGAAGCTGATAAAGGAATTGACAGTAGCGGCGAGAGGCGGCGGTGATCCTTTTGGCAATCCGCGGCTTCGCAAAGCGATGGACGACGCCAAAGCGCTCAACATGCCCAAGGACACAATGATGAATGCGGTCAAACGTGGCACCGGCGAGATCGCGGGCGCAGCCATCGAGGACATTACCTATGAGGGCTACGGGCCCGGCGGTGTTGCCGTCTTTGTCGAGTGCCAGACTGACAATCGCGTTCGCACGGTCGCCGAGGTTCGGCACATCTTCTCGAAGAACGGCGGCAACCTCGGCGAGTCGGGCTCGGTCGCGTGGATGTTTCAGAAGAAGGGCGCGATCATCATCGAAAAGAACGCGGCCGACGAAGAGAAGATGATGGAACTTGCGCTCGAAGCCGGCGCCGAAGATGTTGCGGGCGATGAAGAGGCCTGGGAAGTCATCACCTCGCCTGAGGACTTCAACGCGGTGCTCGATGCTATCAAAGCCGCCGGCCTCGAGCCGATTTCATCAGACGTCATGATGCGTCCGGCAAACTCCGTTCAAGTCACCGGCTCCACGGCTCAGCAGGTTCTCCGCTTGATGGAAGCGCTCGAAGACAACGACGATGTCTCGAACGTTGCAGCCAACTTCGACATACCGGCGGAGGAGATGGAGGCGGCGGGTTGA
- the ruvC gene encoding crossover junction endodeoxyribonuclease RuvC: MRVMGVDPGSDTTGYGVIESDGRSYELIEYAGIRAPARLAFAERLLVISEKLEEVIARLMPQACAVEETFYAVNVNTALKLGHVRGVVLLAAARAGVEVFEYSPLEIKSALVGYGRAEKQQVQEMVRLLLKLEQPPRPLDASDALATAICHANTASTAARFSPIERGAHR; encoded by the coding sequence CTGCGCGTGATGGGCGTTGATCCCGGGAGCGATACGACGGGCTATGGCGTCATTGAAAGTGACGGGCGCAGCTACGAGCTGATTGAATACGCGGGCATACGCGCGCCGGCCAGGCTGGCATTCGCCGAACGGCTGCTGGTCATCAGCGAGAAGCTGGAAGAAGTAATCGCGCGGCTTATGCCTCAGGCCTGCGCCGTTGAAGAGACGTTCTATGCCGTCAACGTGAATACGGCGCTCAAGCTCGGCCACGTGCGCGGAGTGGTCTTGCTGGCGGCCGCGCGGGCGGGAGTCGAGGTGTTTGAGTACTCGCCGCTCGAGATAAAGTCGGCTCTTGTCGGCTACGGGCGCGCCGAAAAGCAACAGGTGCAGGAGATGGTGCGCTTGCTTCTGAAGTTGGAGCAGCCGCCTCGCCCGCTCGACGCGTCCGATGCGCTGGCAACGGCGATCTGCCACGCAAACACGGCTTCGACCGCGGCACGGTTTAGCCCTATTGAGCGCGGCGCACACCGGTAG
- a CDS encoding YggS family pyridoxal phosphate-dependent enzyme: MSEEIRERLARVRDQIARAAERAGRSAEDITLIAVSKTFDPATVQQAVLAGASDLGENRVQEGISKAAMIKGDVRWHLIGHLQSNKARQAVETFDVIHTIDSGQLAERLDRIAGEMGLRPVVLAQVDLAHESTKSGADEGELPAIIEALDSASHLEFRGLMTLPPFFDSPEQTRPYFRRLREIMEGMNRGRRPEQRLTELSMGMSHDFEEAIEEGATMVRVGTAIFGSRE; this comes from the coding sequence ATGTCCGAAGAAATCCGAGAGCGGCTCGCGCGAGTTCGTGATCAGATCGCGCGAGCAGCTGAACGCGCCGGCCGAAGCGCCGAAGACATAACCCTCATCGCCGTCTCCAAGACATTCGATCCAGCGACCGTGCAGCAGGCGGTGCTTGCAGGCGCGAGCGACCTCGGCGAGAACCGCGTGCAAGAGGGCATCTCGAAAGCTGCGATGATCAAGGGAGACGTCCGGTGGCATCTAATAGGCCATTTGCAGTCGAACAAGGCCCGGCAAGCAGTTGAGACCTTCGATGTGATTCATACGATTGATAGCGGCCAGTTGGCCGAGCGGCTCGACCGAATCGCAGGCGAGATGGGGCTAAGGCCCGTGGTGCTTGCGCAGGTCGATCTCGCACACGAGTCGACTAAGTCGGGCGCTGACGAAGGCGAGTTGCCGGCAATCATCGAAGCTCTGGATTCAGCTAGTCACCTCGAGTTCCGCGGACTGATGACATTGCCGCCTTTTTTCGATTCGCCCGAGCAGACGCGACCTTACTTTCGAAGACTGCGCGAGATAATGGAAGGCATGAACCGGGGTCGCCGGCCGGAGCAAAGGCTGACCGAACTGTCGATGGGAATGAGCCACGACTTTGAGGAAGCGATCGAGGAAGGCGCGACGATGGTTCGAGTCGGCACTGCGATTTTTGGATCACGGGAATGA
- a CDS encoding YggT family protein → MNLIVLALYGISLVVFWGTIAVASLLFLRVLLTWLGANPFGRIPYHLTRITEPLVRPARAQFGGGRYLRYDLIPLVMGVLILVTGLFISGTIGQLGSILGAIGRNTQLGAIASSGMVGELIRLVGLLYVVAIFLRLFLPFFGVGYRNKSFHFLFVITEPLLKPLRRIFVAGMFDFSPIVAMFLVQILTGFLAELVGRSSW, encoded by the coding sequence TTGAATCTAATCGTACTTGCGTTATACGGTATATCACTGGTTGTCTTCTGGGGGACGATTGCCGTCGCCTCGCTTTTATTCCTGCGAGTGCTGCTGACATGGCTGGGAGCGAATCCGTTCGGGCGAATCCCTTATCACCTGACGCGCATAACCGAGCCGCTGGTTCGTCCGGCACGGGCTCAATTCGGCGGCGGCCGCTACCTGCGCTATGATTTGATCCCGCTCGTGATGGGCGTGCTGATTCTAGTCACAGGCTTGTTCATCTCCGGCACGATCGGACAGCTTGGCAGCATTCTTGGCGCTATCGGAAGGAACACTCAGTTGGGCGCAATAGCGTCGAGCGGGATGGTGGGCGAGCTGATAAGGCTGGTGGGACTCCTCTATGTTGTGGCGATTTTCTTAAGGTTATTCCTGCCATTCTTCGGCGTTGGCTATAGGAACAAATCGTTTCATTTCCTGTTCGTAATCACCGAACCGTTACTTAAGCCGCTTCGCCGAATTTTCGTCGCAGGCATGTTTGATTTTTCACCGATCGTAGCTATGTTCCTTGTGCAGATTCTCACCGGCTTCCTGGCAGAGCTGGTAGGCCGATCAAGTTGGTGA
- a CDS encoding DnaJ domain-containing protein, with amino-acid sequence MQGQLGEKLVPDLIREIAQKNSSGLLRLSRGKAIKAVFFESGAPTFAISNLTNEQLDFKLMKEELATAEQVERAKELAGKAHRLGPALVEMGVLEDGQMRKLVSEQVMEIIMSVFEWTQGDYSFDERIRAAHEVTLGLTAADVLLQGARHAAEIPQVADALVPEDAVVLRSKASGPRADTGSLIPLESYILSRIESPTAVSEVGALSGLGDADAHRAVCALVAAGFLKLLDRDKEDEDQSAAREADDSLERLREEVVRKLHFSTSADYYDLLGVTRQATTAEIKAAYYHLAKKYHPDRYHQRDSGDLRNKLEALFASITHAYDTLSQPAQRAGYDEKIRRGSASLPQSQPRTPPSTGSNPEPVVSEPRASDEERAQSGDLKPSNGQPGSTDSSAKTLPPKTHGESAAAEPIPNLGGGPQLPPAQRAEFYYQQGRARFERKEYHAAVHLLREAIKLDSSRAAYHYHLGIALIRNPRTRRDAEQHLARAAELEPYNAQIRVKLGMLYKEAGLSKKAENYFREALQLDPDNRAAKREIGSGAAKSKAANGGSIWKSDVGSIAKRIFKK; translated from the coding sequence GTGCAAGGACAACTAGGCGAAAAACTTGTTCCCGATCTCATACGCGAGATAGCCCAGAAGAACTCAAGCGGATTGCTCCGGTTGTCGCGTGGTAAGGCGATCAAAGCAGTCTTTTTCGAATCTGGCGCGCCCACATTCGCCATCAGCAATCTTACAAACGAGCAACTCGACTTCAAGTTGATGAAGGAAGAGCTTGCGACCGCAGAACAGGTCGAGCGGGCCAAAGAGCTTGCCGGCAAGGCTCACCGTCTGGGCCCTGCGCTTGTCGAGATGGGGGTGCTCGAAGACGGACAAATGCGCAAGCTGGTCTCCGAGCAGGTAATGGAAATAATTATGTCGGTTTTCGAGTGGACGCAGGGAGACTACTCGTTTGACGAGCGAATCCGCGCGGCGCACGAAGTGACGCTCGGGCTGACCGCCGCGGACGTCTTGCTTCAAGGCGCGCGTCACGCCGCGGAAATTCCGCAGGTTGCTGATGCACTTGTTCCCGAGGACGCAGTAGTCCTCAGATCGAAGGCCAGTGGTCCGCGTGCCGATACGGGCAGTTTGATCCCTTTGGAGAGCTACATACTCTCGCGCATCGAATCCCCCACGGCGGTGAGTGAGGTGGGGGCGCTGAGCGGACTTGGAGACGCCGACGCCCACCGCGCGGTTTGCGCGCTGGTCGCCGCTGGTTTCTTGAAGCTTCTTGATCGCGACAAAGAAGACGAAGATCAATCCGCCGCCCGTGAGGCTGACGATTCGCTGGAACGTTTGCGCGAAGAAGTCGTTCGCAAGCTTCACTTTTCAACTTCGGCCGACTATTACGACCTACTGGGTGTGACCCGGCAAGCCACCACCGCCGAGATCAAGGCCGCTTACTATCATCTGGCCAAGAAGTATCACCCTGACCGTTATCATCAGCGCGACAGCGGCGATCTGCGAAACAAACTCGAAGCCCTGTTCGCGTCAATCACGCACGCCTATGACACGTTGAGCCAGCCGGCGCAGCGTGCTGGCTATGACGAGAAGATAAGAAGAGGATCGGCCTCGCTTCCCCAGAGTCAGCCCAGAACTCCGCCTTCGACTGGGTCCAATCCTGAGCCGGTCGTGAGCGAGCCTCGCGCGTCTGATGAAGAGCGCGCTCAGAGCGGCGACCTCAAGCCGTCGAACGGGCAACCGGGCAGCACCGATTCCTCAGCTAAGACTCTCCCACCGAAAACTCATGGTGAATCGGCCGCGGCCGAGCCGATTCCTAATCTGGGCGGTGGTCCTCAGCTTCCTCCCGCACAAAGGGCCGAGTTCTACTACCAGCAAGGACGAGCGCGTTTCGAGAGAAAGGAATACCACGCAGCAGTTCATCTGCTTCGTGAAGCAATCAAGCTGGACTCGAGTCGCGCTGCCTACCACTATCATCTTGGCATCGCTCTGATTCGCAATCCGCGGACCCGTCGCGATGCAGAACAACACTTAGCCAGAGCGGCCGAGCTGGAGCCTTACAATGCGCAGATTCGCGTGAAGCTTGGGATGCTATACAAGGAAGCGGGCCTGTCTAAGAAAGCTGAAAACTACTTTCGTGAGGCTCTCCAGCTAGACCCCGATAACAGGGCGGCGAAGCGCGAGATTGGTTCCGGCGCCGCCAAGAGCAAGGCCGCCAACGGCGGCAGCATCTGGAAATCGGATGTCGGCAGCATCGCGAAGAGGATTTTTAAGAAGTAG